In the Brassica napus cultivar Da-Ae chromosome A7, Da-Ae, whole genome shotgun sequence genome, one interval contains:
- the LOC106428676 gene encoding NAC transcription factor 29-like gives MSKEIQLPGFRFHPTEEELLDFYLKNIVYGKRCKVEVIGFLNIYGHDPWDLPRLSTIGEREWYFFVPRERKHGDGGRPSRITEKGYWKATGSDRKIISSSEPKRMIGLKKTLVFYTGRAPGGTKTDWVMNEFRMPDNLTLPKSVVLCKIYRKATSLKVLEQRAEMEAKMNQTRPSSPLSSSGTNCLAGKEEDVMMTSFPFPQAEAMKQPNHILMFQEHNENAKNKEKQREAERKQPSSSLKLPSGVLPIPELQLPKQGFELGQDQFLSISPWLQNLTPIINLLYF, from the exons ATGTCAAAAGAGATTCAGCTGCCAGGTTTCAGATTCCATCCAACTGAGGAAGAGCTTCTTGATTTCTACCTCAAGAACATAGTTTACGGGAAAAGATGTAAAGTGGAAGTCATTGGTTTTCTCAACATTTATGGTCATGATCCATGGGACTTACCTC GTTTATCAACAATTGGGGAGAGGGAATGGTATTTTTTTGTGCCAAGAGAAAGGAAGCATGGGGACGGAGGGAGACCAAGCAGGATAACTGAGAAAGGATATTGGAAAGCAACTGGGTCTGATCGTAAGATCATAAGCTCGTCTGAGCCAAAACGTATGATTGGGCTCAAGAAGACTCTTGTGTTCTACACAGGAAGAGCACCAGGAGGAACCAAGACTGATTGGGTCATGAACGAGTTCCGGATGCCTGATAACCTCACCTTACCAAAG AGCGTTGTGCTTTGCAAGATATATAGAAAAGCCACTTCACTTAAAGTATTGGAGCAAAGAGCAGAGATGGAAGCTAAGATGAATCAAACACGCCCAAGCTCTCCTCTCTCGTCTTCGGGGACGAATTGTTTAGCTGGAAAAGAGGAAGACGTGATGATGACCTCGTTCCCTTTTCCTCAAGCAGAAGCCATGAAACAACCAAACCACATCTTAATGTTTCAAGAGCATAACGAAAATGCTAAGAACaaagagaaacagagagaagCCGAGAGAAAGCAACCTTCTTCATCACTGAAACTGCCATCTGGGGTCTTACCAATACCCGAGCTGCAGCTACCTAAACAAGGATTCGAATTGGGACAAGACCAGTTCTTGAGTATAAGCCCATGGCTGCAGAATCTTACACCTATAATCAAcctattatatttttag
- the LOC106428676 gene encoding NAC transcription factor 29-like isoform X1: MALHLSFDLVCSLKTVPHHTTHWVQVLYIGTVRDMSKEIQLPGFRFHPTEEELLDFYLKNIVYGKRCKVEVIGFLNIYGHDPWDLPRLSTIGEREWYFFVPRERKHGDGGRPSRITEKGYWKATGSDRKIISSSEPKRMIGLKKTLVFYTGRAPGGTKTDWVMNEFRMPDNLTLPKSVVLCKIYRKATSLKVLEQRAEMEAKMNQTRPSSPLSSSGTNCLAGKEEDVMMTSFPFPQAEAMKQPNHILMFQEHNENAKNKEKQREAERKQPSSSLKLPSGVLPIPELQLPKQGFELGQDQFLSISPWLQNLTPIINLLYF, encoded by the exons ATGGctttgcatctttcttttgaCTTGGTCTGCTCCCTCAAAACAGTGCCTCATCACACAACACATTGGGTCCAAGTGCTGTATATAG GGACAGTGAGAGATATGTCAAAAGAGATTCAGCTGCCAGGTTTCAGATTCCATCCAACTGAGGAAGAGCTTCTTGATTTCTACCTCAAGAACATAGTTTACGGGAAAAGATGTAAAGTGGAAGTCATTGGTTTTCTCAACATTTATGGTCATGATCCATGGGACTTACCTC GTTTATCAACAATTGGGGAGAGGGAATGGTATTTTTTTGTGCCAAGAGAAAGGAAGCATGGGGACGGAGGGAGACCAAGCAGGATAACTGAGAAAGGATATTGGAAAGCAACTGGGTCTGATCGTAAGATCATAAGCTCGTCTGAGCCAAAACGTATGATTGGGCTCAAGAAGACTCTTGTGTTCTACACAGGAAGAGCACCAGGAGGAACCAAGACTGATTGGGTCATGAACGAGTTCCGGATGCCTGATAACCTCACCTTACCAAAG AGCGTTGTGCTTTGCAAGATATATAGAAAAGCCACTTCACTTAAAGTATTGGAGCAAAGAGCAGAGATGGAAGCTAAGATGAATCAAACACGCCCAAGCTCTCCTCTCTCGTCTTCGGGGACGAATTGTTTAGCTGGAAAAGAGGAAGACGTGATGATGACCTCGTTCCCTTTTCCTCAAGCAGAAGCCATGAAACAACCAAACCACATCTTAATGTTTCAAGAGCATAACGAAAATGCTAAGAACaaagagaaacagagagaagCCGAGAGAAAGCAACCTTCTTCATCACTGAAACTGCCATCTGGGGTCTTACCAATACCCGAGCTGCAGCTACCTAAACAAGGATTCGAATTGGGACAAGACCAGTTCTTGAGTATAAGCCCATGGCTGCAGAATCTTACACCTATAATCAAcctattatatttttag